The Pseudobacteroides sp. nucleotide sequence CAACCGGGCATATGGTGTCTTTCTCACCGTGAATAACAAGGAACGGTATACTTATGTGTTCCAATAGGCTCCTAACATCTGTCTCTTTTAAAAAATTCAGCCCTGTTTCAAGCTCAGGCAGACAAGTTGGCTTATATATGTCTATTGAATTTATAAAGCTCTCATAGCTGTCCATTTCCATTTCTTCACTGCAAAACATGGATCTACAAAAGGATGTCATCGTCTTTTTCACATCATTCTTCATGGCTGCCTTCATTTTTTCCAGCACACTCTCAGGCCATCCACAAAGATAACCTGTCCTTTTATCCCTAGTAAATCGGCTGGTCCCGCTTAGAAGTATAAGGCTTTCCACCCTATCCTGATATTTATAAGCTGCATCAACAGCAAGGAGGCTTCCTAGAGACCAGCCCATAATCCAAATCTCTCCCGGCTCCTTTTCAATTAATTCATATACCCTTAATCTGTATTCCTCCATATTAGTAATACCGTTCCAATCACAGAATATAATTTCAAAGTATTCATTAAGTAAAGGCAATATGGGATTCCATACAGATGAGTCCATACCCCACCCGGGCAGTAAAGCAATCTTTTTTTTACTCAAGCCCAATCCTCCATTTCATAGGCACTGTATTATTGGGGCACCAGCATAAGCTTTTTCCCAATTAAAACAATGTTTTTTAAAGCAAGCTCCAGTTCATCGTAGGTATGTAAAGCCATAACAGAAATTCTAAGCCTGCCGGTGCCTTCAGGAACAGTTGGAGGTCTGATTGCCGGAATAAATATCCCCTCATCATAAAGAAGCTTGCTAAATCTCACAGCTTTCATAGAATCCCCTACTATAAGAGGTATTATAGGTGTATTACCTAATGGAATGTCAAATCCGCTATCAATCAATTTACTTCTTAACCAATCAGATTTTTCCTTAAGAGTTTTTC carries:
- a CDS encoding alpha/beta hydrolase: MSKKKIALLPGWGMDSSVWNPILPLLNEYFEIIFCDWNGITNMEEYRLRVYELIEKEPGEIWIMGWSLGSLLAVDAAYKYQDRVESLILLSGTSRFTRDKRTGYLCGWPESVLEKMKAAMKNDVKKTMTSFCRSMFCSEEMEMDSYESFINSIDIYKPTCLPELETGLNFLKETDVRSLLEHISIPFLVIHGEKDTICPVDASRYIKDRVKGKTVLNIVKGAGHIPFYTHTAEFKRLINMFIVKGAT